Genomic segment of Sinorhizobium meliloti:
GCGGTGCTCCCCTTATGTGCCTCGGTAGCGAAATACAGGAGCCTGAATGACACGCAAACTCTATGCACTCTCCGGAACCGACAGGAGCCGCCCCTTTTCGCCGCATGTGTGGAAGACGAAGCTATCGCTCGCGCACAAGGGCCTAGCCTTCGACATCGCGCCCGTCGGCTTCACCGAGATTCCAAGGCTGGAGCAGGGGGCGACGAAGATCGTTCCCCTGCTGCGCGACGGGGAGAAACTCGTCAGCGACAGCTTCGATATCGCTCTCTATCTCGAAGAGGCCTATCCCGATCGTCCCCCGCTGTTTTCCGGCGAAGGCGGAAAGGCCATGGCTCGCTTTGTCGAGGGCTGGTCGCAAACGGTTTTGCATCCGGCGATCGGACGTATCGCGATCATGGACATTCATGACAGCCTCGACCCGATCGACCGGGCATATTTCCGGGCGAGCCGCGAGGAGCGCTTCGGAAGGCCGCTGGAGGCGGTTGCCGAGGCCGGGCGCGGAGACCTCGAAACCTTCTCGGCGAAGCTCGAACCGCTCCGCCACATGCTGAAGTTTCAGCCGTTCCTCGGCGGCGACGGGCCGCTCTTTGCCGATTATATCGTCTTCGGCGCGCTGCAATGGGCGCGTATCGCTTCGCCACGCTGCCTGCTTGCCGCAGGCGACGTCGTCACCGACTGGTTCGAGCGCTGCCTCGACCTTCACGACGGCTTGGGCCGCAGCGTGACAGCGGCGTGAAACTGCAGAGCGAGGGGGCGAATCATCGCCGCGCCCCCTTGTTTTGCGCGGAATTGGCGGCTAATGAACCGCCACTTCTCAAGAGCAAGGGAAATTGAGCCAATGGCGATTGAACGTACCTTTTCGATGATCAAGCCGGATGCGACGAAGCGCAACCTGACCGGCGCCATCACCAAGATGCTGGAGGATGCCGGCCTTCGCGTCGTCGCCTCGAAGCGCGTCTGGATGAGCCGCCGCGAAGCCGAAGGCTTCTATGCCGTCCACAAGGAGCGCCCGTTCTTCGGCGAGCTCGTCGAATTCATGTCCTCCGGCCCGACCGTGGTCCAGGTTCTCGAAGGCGAAAACGCCATTGCCAAGAACCGTGAAGTCATGGGCGCTACCAACCCGTCTAACGCCGCCGAGGGCACGATCCGCAAGGTCCACGCTCTTTCGATCGGCGAAAACTCGGTTCACGGTTCCGATGCCCCGGAGACGGCTGCCGAGGAAATCGCCTACTGGTTCTCCGGCACCGAGATCGTTGGCTGAGCGATAAAGCAGAGACGTGATTTTCGAGCCGGGGCGGCGACGCTCCGGCTTTTTACGTCGGGCAACTGGCGGTCTCGAAGCGCGCCGGCGCCTTGCCGTCCTTGAAGACCTCCGGGTTCTTGTCGTAGGCCGGACCTTCGACAAGGGGCTTCGCCGGCATCACGTCCTGATCGATGTCCGAAATGACAGTCGTCTCCAATCTCTGAAGCGATGTCCCGTCCGGCCCTTTGACCTCGATGGTCACGGCATAGGGTCTCTGCTTCTTCACGCAGGTGATGTCCGGACTTTCCAGCACCACCTTGTTCAGCTTCGGGAAAAGCCGCCGTTCAAGGGTCAGCGGATTGCCGCCGGCAGGGTTTTCGAAGGTTGCGACGACAGTGCTCCCATCCGGAACCGGCTCCGTCTTGTTGAGGGTGACCATATAGGTCGCATAGGCCAGCCGATAGTTGAACACGAACATCTTGCCGGTCAGTTCTAGCGGATCCCTGCCGCTTTCGCGTTGACAGCCGGCAGCGACCGCTGCGGCGAGCAGAGCGGATATCATGGCTCTCTTCATGGCTTCGGTTCCTCCCTGCTGCGGCGATAATGACGCCTGGCCTTCGTGCGGTTGCCGCAAACCGCCATGTCGCACCACGTCCTGCTTCGGTTGCGGCTGCGGTCGAGAAACAGCCACGCGCAGTTGGGGCAGATTTTGAGGCGTTCCCTCTCCGGTCCGGCAATGAGACCAAGTGCCGAATGCGCCGTGGCCACATCGAGCGGCGTGCCTTTGCCCGTGTCCGCGGGTTGACGCAGGACGGTGGCGATCGCCTCGAGCAGATCGGCCAGGAGGTCCGGCCGATCCTCAGTCCGCACCAGCGCGCGGAAGTGGCGGTCGGTCGCCTCGCGCAGTCCGATGAACGCATTTCGGCGCTCTGATTTAGCCGGGACGAGCGTGCCGAAACGGCTCCGTTCGGCGCCGTAGAGATTTGCGGCCTCGGCGAAGCTGTCGATCGCCGCCGGATCGTCGAAGCGATCGATCCGGCGCTCCGCGTCGAAGCGCAGGACCACGGAATTGGCGACGTCCAGTGCGAGCGCGCCGCCGGAGAATCGATGTGCGGTCCAGGTGAAGCTCATGCGAAAATCCTAACTGGTAAAAGCTATTTTACCAGTTATAGTACGCTTGTCATCACGCGGATGTGCCATGGCCTATTTTCTGCAGCAGATCGCCAATGCCGTGCCCGTGGCCGCGCTTTATGCGGCGCTCGCCTTCGGATACGCCATCGCCTTTGCCGTCACACGCCGGGCGGATCTGACCTATGGCGCACTCTTCGCCTTTGCAGGGCAAATCTTCGTGCTCTTCGCCGATGTCGGCTGGAGCCGGCTGTGGCTGGTACTGCCGGCGGCTCTCGCGCTGGGGGCGGCAGCGGCGCTCGCATTCGGGCTAGGTGCCGGCCTTGTTGCCGGCCGCTACATCATGCGGCCCCTGGCTTTTTCCTCCGCCAACGCGGTGGTCGTCGCCTCGCTCGGAAGCCTGCTGGTGCTGATGGAAACAGCCCGGCTCGCCTCCGACACCAGAAGCCTCTGGCTGCCGCCCTTCCTGAACGACGTGGTGGTGTTCTGGCCCAATCCTGCCTTTCCGGTCGCGCTGACGGTCGTACAACTCGTCAATACCGCGCTCATGGTGGCCCTTGTCGCCGGCGGCCATTGGCTGTTGACCCGTTCCTACGCCGGCCGCTACTGGCGCGCCGTTTCCGAGGATCGCAAGGCCGCCGCGCTTTGCGGTATCGATCCCGGCGTGGTCTATGTCGCCGCCTACGGCGTGGCGTCGCTGATCGCTTCGTTCTGCGGGATTCTCGCTGCTTCCTATTACGGCAACATGGATTTCGGCACCGGCCTGACCTTCGGGGTCAAGGTCCTGTTCATCGCGGCCATCGGCGGGCAGGCTTCGCCGCTATTCGCGGCACTGGGCGCAGCCGGCATCGGCCTCATGGAGACCTTGTGGAGCGCCTATGGACCCATCCTCTGGCGGGACTTCGCCATATTCGGCTTTCTGGTGATCGTGCTCGCGATCACGCGCCGGGAAAAAATCATTCCATGAACCGCTAGGCGATGTGAGATCAGCGACGCGTCCAGCGATCGCGCGCCGCGTCGTCCGCATCCTTCGCGCTGACCCAATCGCCTGCGCTGCCGTCGGTGCGATGTTCCTTCTTCCAGAAAGGGGCCGAGGTCTTCAGGAAATCCATGATGAAATTCGCGCCATCGAATGCCGCCTGCCGGTGCGGCGAGGCGGTTACCACCAGGACGATGTTCGCTCCCGGCTCCATGCGGCCGAAGCGATGGATGGCGGTTGCGGCCTGCAGGCCGAAGCGCTCGACCGCTTCCTCGCATATCCGTTCGATCTCCGCCTCCGCCATGCCGGGATAGTGCTCGAGCTCGAGGGCGCCGAGGGCTCCGGCCTCGTCCCGGCACAGCCCCGAAAACGTGACCACCGCACCGATGTCAGTCCGCCCACGGCAAAGCGCCGAGACTTCGGCGGCGATGTCGAAATCGTCGCGCTGGACGCGCACGGTGACCGGGGCAGCCATGATCTCAGCCGCCCGTCATCGGCGGGAAGAGGGCGATCTCGCGGGCGCCGGCGATCGGCTCGCCGTGCTCCACATGTTCCTGGTTGATCGCCGCGCGGATGACGTTCGCGTGCTCGAACACCGCGGCATACTCCTCGCCGCGGGTCCTCAGATGGCCAAGCAGATCGGCGATCGTGACGACATCCTCCGGCAGGTCCAGTGTTTCTTCAGGCCTGCCGATGCGTTCGCGAACCCAGGAGAAATAGACGAGGTTTACCGTGCTCATTCGTTGACCACATGTTTCAGGCCGGCGCGGAAATAGTCGTAGCCGGTATAGAGTGTGATGGCCGCGGCGATCCACAGAAGCAGGATCCCGGCTTCCGTCACATAGGGCACGATCTTGTCACCGGCCGGACCGGCGAGCAGGAACGCGATCGCCACCATCTGGATCGTCGTCTTCCATTTGGCAACCCGCGTCACCGGAACGCTGACCTTGAGAGCTGCAAGATATTCGCGCAGACCGGAAACCAGTATCTCGCGGCA
This window contains:
- a CDS encoding glutathione S-transferase family protein — translated: MTRKLYALSGTDRSRPFSPHVWKTKLSLAHKGLAFDIAPVGFTEIPRLEQGATKIVPLLRDGEKLVSDSFDIALYLEEAYPDRPPLFSGEGGKAMARFVEGWSQTVLHPAIGRIAIMDIHDSLDPIDRAYFRASREERFGRPLEAVAEAGRGDLETFSAKLEPLRHMLKFQPFLGGDGPLFADYIVFGALQWARIASPRCLLAAGDVVTDWFERCLDLHDGLGRSVTAA
- the ndk gene encoding nucleoside-diphosphate kinase; translated protein: MAIERTFSMIKPDATKRNLTGAITKMLEDAGLRVVASKRVWMSRREAEGFYAVHKERPFFGELVEFMSSGPTVVQVLEGENAIAKNREVMGATNPSNAAEGTIRKVHALSIGENSVHGSDAPETAAEEIAYWFSGTEIVG
- a CDS encoding CGNR zinc finger domain-containing protein is translated as MSFTWTAHRFSGGALALDVANSVVLRFDAERRIDRFDDPAAIDSFAEAANLYGAERSRFGTLVPAKSERRNAFIGLREATDRHFRALVRTEDRPDLLADLLEAIATVLRQPADTGKGTPLDVATAHSALGLIAGPERERLKICPNCAWLFLDRSRNRSRTWCDMAVCGNRTKARRHYRRSREEPKP
- a CDS encoding branched-chain amino acid ABC transporter permease; protein product: MAYFLQQIANAVPVAALYAALAFGYAIAFAVTRRADLTYGALFAFAGQIFVLFADVGWSRLWLVLPAALALGAAAALAFGLGAGLVAGRYIMRPLAFSSANAVVVASLGSLLVLMETARLASDTRSLWLPPFLNDVVVFWPNPAFPVALTVVQLVNTALMVALVAGGHWLLTRSYAGRYWRAVSEDRKAAALCGIDPGVVYVAAYGVASLIASFCGILAASYYGNMDFGTGLTFGVKVLFIAAIGGQASPLFAALGAAGIGLMETLWSAYGPILWRDFAIFGFLVIVLAITRREKIIP
- a CDS encoding molybdenum cofactor biosynthesis protein MoaE codes for the protein MAAPVTVRVQRDDFDIAAEVSALCRGRTDIGAVVTFSGLCRDEAGALGALELEHYPGMAEAEIERICEEAVERFGLQAATAIHRFGRMEPGANIVLVVTASPHRQAAFDGANFIMDFLKTSAPFWKKEHRTDGSAGDWVSAKDADDAARDRWTRR
- the moaD gene encoding molybdopterin converting factor subunit 1; this translates as MSTVNLVYFSWVRERIGRPEETLDLPEDVVTIADLLGHLRTRGEEYAAVFEHANVIRAAINQEHVEHGEPIAGAREIALFPPMTGG